A window from Aliamphritea hakodatensis encodes these proteins:
- a CDS encoding YiiD C-terminal domain-containing protein has product MTSMASNSTAASSLEALLHREIPASKAFSIQVSSLDSGQICLEAPVAENNINIHGTAFAGSIYSMSALAAWALMFDCMQRADCHADLVIAKANIQYQRPAVGSIIATTRLSDETLQAFFSDLEENGKARLEAHVDVFDRTALRATNQVCLVAISRSSIPADQPPL; this is encoded by the coding sequence ATGACATCTATGGCCAGTAACTCCACCGCTGCCAGCTCGCTGGAAGCTTTGCTGCATCGGGAAATCCCGGCCAGCAAGGCATTTAGCATACAGGTCAGTTCACTGGATTCGGGGCAAATCTGCCTCGAAGCCCCGGTGGCAGAAAACAACATCAATATTCACGGTACGGCTTTCGCAGGCAGTATTTACTCTATGTCAGCACTGGCAGCCTGGGCACTGATGTTTGATTGTATGCAACGGGCTGACTGTCATGCAGACCTTGTTATCGCCAAGGCTAATATCCAATATCAGCGTCCGGCTGTTGGCAGCATCATTGCAACGACCCGCCTTTCTGATGAAACTCTTCAGGCGTTCTTCTCGGACCTTGAAGAGAATGGAAAAGCCCGGCTCGAAGCGCATGTTGATGTGTTTGACCGCACAGCTTTACGAGCCACTAATCAGGTCTGTCTGGTCGCCATAAGCCGGTCTTCCATACCGGCTGATCAACCACCGCTCTAA